A region of the Pungitius pungitius chromosome 8, fPunPun2.1, whole genome shotgun sequence genome:
ACCCCGCGATCGTGACTGCGACGACGATGTCGAGTAAGAGCGCGCagtggctgcaggaggagctggagtccGGCGCCggcgcgctgctgctgctggactgcaGAGCCCACGAGCTGTACGAGTCCTCGCACGTCGAGTCCGCCATCAACCTGGCCATCCCGGGCCTCATGCTCCGCCGGCTGAAGAAGGGCAACCTCCCGATCCGCTCCATCATCCCCAACAACGAGGACAAGGAGAAATTCGTCAAGAGGTGCAAGACGGACGTGGTGGTCTTGTACGACGAGGCGACCCCGGAGCGGCAGGAGTCCGGGCTCGGGAGCTCCgtgctggggctgctgctgcagaaactGCGGGACGACGGGTGCAAGGCTTTCCACCTGGAGGGTAAGTGGAGGTAGCTTGGAAAAGCCCTGAAAGATCCGCGTCTGCGTTTGGAGAGTATAGTTGCTTTCATTCattggaagagaaagagaagaaaatagaTTTGATTTCACTCCGATGTAACTATCGGAAGGATGATTCGAGGTAGTGCGGCTGTGTTTATTTCAACAAGCACTCAACTACAGATATGTTATGAGGTATGACAATTCATACGTATGTCCATGTTTTCATTCTTTCCTGTTTGGTCTTTAGTATCAGGCAAAATTCCGATTCGGGCGCTTGGAGAAAGGCAGCTTCACATTTTATAGTTAAATACCTCTAGAGATATTTAGGTGTCAGAGTATGGCGACACTACGAACACGTCCAGTGGGGGTTATCAGCCGTCTGCAGACTAGAGTTTGGGTCTTATTAATGATGTATGAACTGTAATGAGGCAGCGACAGCTTCGGCTATTATAGCAGTTATTATGGGCCCATTAGAAACGAGGTGAAACACGTGAACTACACTCACTGCGAAGTCTCAATGAAGTTTCACATCGCACTTCCGACATCAATGGTTTGCCTgggttacttttttatttttttagtttagttacAGGCTAATCGAAAATCGCGCTCGGTGTCTCGGTAAATATGTTCTCAATTAAATGCCTTAAAAAAATGGCCCCGCCATGTTGCGCTCCTTCAGGGGGCAGAAAAAAcactggcgttttttttttcttctctttttttcatgaatgAAAGAGGAAACGAGGAGAGCCGACGACACACTCTTGAATAAATCCTCCGCGTTTCCCCGCGCGAGCGGGACACGAGGCGGTGGCGTGTAAACGGCGCGCGTTCTTGGCTTAATGGATATCCGAGCGACGTGTTTCACCTGAACGTGAGCCGAGCTGCCCGAGCTGCCGAGCTGCCATTCACAAAAAGTCCACCGCGCTCAAGCGTTGTCCGCGGGACTCGAGCTTTTCTCAATGGAGCACATCTGGCCGGCCCTTACCGCCTCGAACCAAAACGACGCCAATATCGCGTCGATAAAATGTCAATCCGTAGTGTTGCATAAAAAGGGGGCGTGGTCGCGATGACTGCATTTCTTTTGCAGCAACTACAAAAATCGATATATCTATTTAGTTGTCAAAAGCTATTTCAATAGAATAGGATCATGATTACGACGGACTCTTGTGTATATGAATTGATGAGAAAGTTATGTAAATTGATTGCATTTGGATAGCCTTCTGTGCACCTGCTGCTATAGAATGTAATGTTTACAACCTTTAACATGCAACATATTTTTCTCTAATACATTTCTGTTAattaaaaaactatttatttggtTGATTTTACTTCTAATTGAAGGTTTATTTCTGGTCATTCAGCTTCATGGTCCGCCTCCTGTACCATACAGGCTTGACATTCAGCTGCCATTTTGTAGATGTTTTATAACACAACCTCGGCCTTAGTCATGCACAGGGCGCATTTGTTATATACCACCCGGGGCTTTTATCCCTCAATTGACTGTTTCCGGTCTTTTCCTCATCCTCCAAGGTGGCTTCAACAAGTTCCAGTCGGAGTACCCCGAGCACTGCGAGACCAACTTGGACTGCTCCTGTACCAGCAGCTCGCCGCCTGCCTCCGTGCTCGGCCTGGGAGGACTTCGCATCAGCTCCGACTGCTCGGACGGGGAATCCGACCGCGAGCCGGGCAGCGCCACCGAGTCGGAGGGCAGCCCGCTCCCCATTAACCAGCCGGCGTTTCCTGTCCAGATCCTGCCGTACCTTTACCTGGGCTGTGCCAAAGACTCCACCAACCTGGATGTGCTCAGCAAGTACGACATCAAGTACATCCTCAACGTGACGCCCAACCTGCCCAACATGTTCGAACACGAAGGGGACTTCAAGTACAAACAGATCCCCATCTCCGATCACTGGAGCCAGAACCTGTCTCAGTTTTTCCCCGAGGCCATCTCGTTCATCGGTAAGTAAACGTGGATACGTTACAACAGATGTGGGAAGTTGCTGGGtaaccattattattattaatctgaGGCGACCCCTTTAAATGTCAAGTGTTCGTCCAACCCTGCGAGTCTGCAGAACGAGGATGAATCGTAAAAGTAAGGAAGCAAATATCCATAGTTTGAGAAGCTAGATGTCTTGTCAcatgaaaaagaacaaagatgAAATGATGATCAAAGGAATTGGTGAAATAGTATTTGTCCAGCAACTAATTTATTTATCAACTAATAAAAGTCAGAAGTGGAAAGTGTGCAAGACAATTTCACAAATTTGAGAAATTGAAACCAGTGAAATGCTTGAAGGAAATGACTTAAATGACCAATCATCAATTAATTACTAGTTTTGTTAATTTAAGTGAATCCTCCATTACCCTCTTTAAATACAGTACAGTTTACTCATACATTATGTAATTATATTTCTGCCAATAATGGGTTTtgtggaaacattttaaatgaattaaacagaaaataatatttGAGATTTAAATCCCCCTCATCATTTTGAGTTATTTCCCATCATTCCCTTTGATTTAATCCcagagaatgaatgaattccCCCTATGATGAGTTAATGAGAACCACAGTCTTTGTGATTGGCCAGACcaaagacattttctttcttttttaatactAATGTTTTGGCTTTGTTGGGAGGAAGTGAGACATGCCAGAGGTCGTGGTAGATTCGGGTCATGTGGATGTTAAATGTTGCAATTTGGCTGGCTGTAATGTGCAGGGATTACATCAGGTTTTTTTAGTAACTGCAGGGTAATAATGGGTGCGGGAGAGAAGCTCGTGGTGAAAAGGAGACCCAGATGTGACCTTGATGTACTTATATAGACTGCAGATTCCTTAAATATCTGAAATGATTGTACGCACATGTAGAGATGGAGGAATTTAGTGATTTCAGGCAATTCAACAGGCAAATACgtggacattttttgggttACAAAGCATTTGAAGCACAAATGGAGTTATGTAACGCTGCACAATCCAAAGAGCAGCTCGGGACAAGTTAACCAAGCTTGTCTTTTCAGCCTTCTATAGTTGTGGAAAGTTAGCACACATCGcatatacatttcatttgacatCTGCTGAGCCGCCTGAGCTCAAGAGCCAGCTGACCCCAATCCTAAAACAAGAGATGcaggccgagagagagagataaaggagaggataaaagagagagagagaggaggaagaaaggaaagaagcaCTTAACTCTCGCTCTAATGGCCTGCAGAGATGCTAGTGCAGGGCCTCGTAACTGATAGACGGGTGGTGGATGCAGCCCTTCAATAAtgtaagatgtttttttctttatccaGGTTTTACTACAGAATGAGGACAAGACAGCAGAATGAAACATTACTTTCTGCTGTCAATGGGAAAGGTCACTCTGGAGTAGACGTATATTGAAATGTTTAGAGTCAAAGGTGGTAATTGTAAGCATTGAGACAGGGGACATTCTGTGGAGGTATATCGTGATAACATCACATTTAATATTTCTACTGCACAAATTATTACAATTTAGTTGTAATGTGATACCAACAAAATTTGGCCTAGTTTGAATTGTTTTGACGTCCTTAATCTCATGCAATTAAAACCAGTGGAACACTTAAAATGTGTATATgattttaaaagcaacaatgtATGTACAACaatgacatttgttttctttcttgggATTTATCAGGATTATATTTCACAATGATGCCTTACATAACAACTTAAATATGTTCTATGAGGATTGTAACAGATGTTTTTTTCCGATTCATATCTGTATTCTGTAAATATCGTTCATTGTTTAATAGAAATTGTATCAGTTATTACCATAGCAAAAATCACCTATTTGGGGGTCCAAATTCAAACTATACAGCATACAAATCAATGCTTTAAATAAAACTGctgcaatattattattataatccaTACATCTCAGTTCAAAAGCAAATTCCAACTACTGAGAAACAAAATAGAACATAACActtatttaaattgtttcatTAAAGTCAGTCAAATAGCAGGGAATCTTTTCCCCTCTCGCTCAATGATCCTTTTGTTTCCGTCATCTAAACTCTTGTTGTCCTGGTTTCCTCCCTCCGGCCCGTTCAACCCTCCTCCGACCGCAGACGAGGCCCGCTCCCAAAAGTGCGGCATCCTGGTGCACTGCCTGGCCGGGATCAGCCGCTCGGTGACCGTCACGGTGGCCTACCTGATGCAGAAGCTCAACCTGTCGCTCAACGACGCGTACGACTTCGTCAAGAGGAAAAAGTCCAACATCTCCCCCAACTTCAACTTCATGGGCCAGCTCCTAGACTTTGAGCGGACGCTGGGCCTCAGCAGCCCCTGTGACAACCACTCGACGTCCCCGACGCACAACGACCAGCTCTTCTTCACCACCCCGACCAATCACAACGTGTTTCAGCTGGACACGCTGGAGTCCAGATGAAAACCGCTGGGGTGGCTGTTCCTTCTCATGTTTTAAGGGGGGacggggactgggggggggacgggtaAGGTGGTTAAACCTGGTTTTGTAACCAGGATAACGAGTGGCTGCGCTGGAAGGAAGTTGCCAGGATGTTTTAGCCCCCCAAGGCCCGTTGTCGGAGAGCCTTTGGCGAAGGAACAGCGGCGGGGCCGGGAAGGTCACGGATGCCACGCTGAAagaggaaggtttttttttttcttttctttttttggggcgtTTTAACCCGGTGGGGGGGGACTGATAAATGGGTTTACAGTGGCGTCCTCTCCATTTGAAAATCGAAGGAGAAAGAGCCGTGATCAACTTGTCTTGTCGCAAAGAACCTAGGAGACTTAACCGCCCGGGCGAAGGACGCAGGGAGGACAGACAGCTTCATACAAAGATAGGAAAAATCTACGGCGCCCGACTCGCCAGAGAAGGACATCCTCTCCGTCTTTCTGTCGGCTCTCTGGCCGAGCTGACTGGTGCCAAGTGGAGGACCTGGGATTTACTTGTAGGAGATCTCGCTCTACTGAATGTAGAGTCTTACAAACCAAGGAGTTAACACAGATGTTTgtactgtatgtactgtatctATGTCAACGTACATCCAGTATGTCTTTATgcatttttgtatatttttgtgtacatttttgcGCACAAATCTGTaccttatataaatatatacacatagaaATTGTATCTATCCAATCCAACAATGGCTTAAGAGATTGTAAAACTAACGAAAGGGTGGAGACGCCAACAAAGAGGAACGTTATTGTGGTATTcccagttgtctttttttcttttcctttttttttcttcctctcctcgagGTTTGTAATGACCTAATGCAGTTTGCACAGTGGCGTAGCCATTGACTTGTTGGCACTCGGAGCCGGTGCTGGAAACGGGCAGATAAAGAGACATTCAGAGAGGAGGAGCGGAAAGGAGAGGCCAGTCCCAGGCTGCGACAAGTGCCGACAGCTGCACCGCTGAGTGGGCAGGGAGCaggaactgccccccccccacagaccccccTCTTCGAGCGAAGGACGAGGTTCAGGGGGTTAGAGGTTTGGGTGGGTTATTTAGGGGATGGGGGGGCAGACAGATACTACAGGCGAGTTGACTTTGGGTCAAGTGCAGGTTCCTTCTTCCGTCCCCATCCAGTTGCCTTACAACAAGTACCAGTTGTCTTTTTGTTAGTTCAGTTAGGAAGTGAACCTCTGGACTTCCTCGGTTATTTCATCGCGTTGCATACTGTCCGACCAAcagtgtgttttgtctttttttgccaaATTGGTTCCTCACACCTCTGGTGTTTGAGGCGCTGAGGTAGTGTTAACATTTCAAAACGACTTTTCGCGCAGCTTATTTGACCTCAACATCTGGCAAGGAAGTGCCTCACCACATTGTTGTATTACCATACTTCTTTTTGCCTAACAggacttttaattttttttaatttacatccTCAACTTAGGTTCCTTTTACCAGAATACAAAAACGACTGTAGTGTGGTCCTGGCGTTGTAGTGTTGTGCACTGGGACTGGCCTCAGCTACAGACTGCACTTACAGTAGCTCCACGTCCGATAACTGCATTGGAGAAAACGCAAAGCAAAGGGATCACCCCCGTTTTGTCAAAGAAAGGTTTGTCTGAGTTGATTCACCCTTTAGCCTTGGCTATATGAAAGATATATTAAACGCaaattgatataaataaataaatatatatatatatatataataatagcGCTAATGGTAAACAGATTGGTATTATTTTGTATACCTGAGCATGCTGCTGTACTGTATGCTCTCTAACAGTGACCACGGGTTGGATGTTGCTTCACGTGGCAGGAAGACGAATGATGAGGaccgttttttttaactgctgttgctgctgaacACAGCGGTACACAGCACGTAGTTAAAGAGCTTTCTGAGATCTTTTCCACATCAGAAGCACCTTAAATTGAAATACTCCAAAAAGAAGGTGCAAATGCTGCAGTATTTGCGCTTTTTCATCGCAGGTTTCCTCCAATGAGTCCAACAGCACGGCAGCACTTAAACTTATGTCAGTGTCTGTAGGCACATTTGGCGTCACGCATCAacaagttgatttttttttttaggagagatctactttctttctttgacGGATGCTCATAAGAGTCTGATTCGACATGTAACTGCACAAACCTGTTGCCCGTATCAAGCCGGTTGTGGCCACCGATGGGACGGCTCCATAAACAAGCTAATGTCTTCTCAACCTTTTGTAGACTGGTTTTGTTTcacaaaaaggttaaaaaaaaagcagattggTTTTGACGGtactccaaaaaggaaaaaaatgctaTTAATTTGCTGTCTAAATATCTTAAAAACATCATGCCACTGGAAACACGGCTCTCTCCAGAGTTCCGAGTCAAGTACAGACAACCTGCACGTCCTCCTCTGGCCTGGTGGTCCGAGGGCGACCTGCAGTTGGTTGAAATTTTGCAAATGAAGCTGAAAACGCTACACGTTCTCGTTGCATCGTTAAAGGCTGCAGAGGTGTGGTTGCGGAGCGCTGATGTGGACTCACAGGTCTAGAAGCAAAGAAGTGGGCAGACGGCACGGTTGTTGAATCTGAACAGGGTTGGTTTTTCGCTGGCCTTATATAATCTTTCTAACTTGTTTCTAATGCTGACTGTTCAATACTTTGTATCTCACTTTAGAAAAAAACGTTGTGTAAAAagttatttgttgttatttgaatCAGAACATGGTAATAACAGCGGGTCACACAAGGTCCTCTTTGTTACTCTGCAATATATCAAAACACCCttttttgcaggttttttttgtagatCTAAGACCTcaaatttttttaaacttcttcttTTGTACCATATCTATTCTATTATTACCACACAAGATCCAGCTCGATGCGGCTCGTGGACCGAAGTAACATTTCACCTGGGGTGTCCGATACCTAAAGAGGCCCCACTAACGcccacacagctgtgtgtcagCTTATTACACCCCCCTGCTTATATGATTACGTCTTTCTCCGTTTTGATATCACATGCTCTATTCCTGTGGCCTTTCGATATgaatatatatctatgtgtTATTAATTAATATGCAAATTTCCTCTCCTGCAACATCAGAGATGAAAACAGTACTACCACGCTTGAATGGCTTTCTCTCGTCTGCAGTTATGTCCCACttaaaagaagcaaaacaacttCATCACTGGCACCCTAGAATTGAAATATATTTCAGTACGGAGCTTTTCTATTTCACCAGAAAATGGATGGTTTTGAGCTgctttcttgtgttttcttttctgtgtgtgtgtgtgtgcgcgtgtgtgcgcgtgtgtctttGTAACAATGAGAGAGAAATCaagtctttttctctgtttttacatttgtcaGATCACGGGAACGGCCGTTTCTGTGTCCTTAAACGTGTAGCTACATCTGGGTAGGAGTGTGCTCGGGAGGGGAAGAGAAGCGAAAGAGAGGGGCGGCGGCACTAAGTACACGGCGAAAGAAAAAGTGgatgatttttaaaatgttacctCAGTGAGGAATTTTTCAGGGATTTTTTTGACAATGCATCTTGCATCGCGTTACAGCTTCAGACACGTGTCAAAAAGCTGTTTTGTATTGTGCTGTAAACggtttttaaaaggaaatgcaaTCTGAAATTTGAAAACAAGGGGCATGTTAACCGGGGCAGTTTCACCATCTGTCTACTGAAGGAAATATGATTGACCCCATGAATTGTACAGTGTATGGAAACAACACAAGACATGTTTGTACCgcaaataaatattgaaatatttttttctttacaacatttctccctttctttctcacaACATGATTACACAAAATCGGGTTAAAATTTCAGTATTGCAGAAATTGCGGGAATTGCAATAAATGCAGGGGAATCCTTCCCAATTATATCAATCCACTGAATCAACTGAgcagttttattattatcattattattattattattattattttctaataATGATTGATATGGCATGGTAAACTGTGACCAAAGGTTACACTCTCAACATCAAACTTTTCATTTATACTTTCCTCTAATATAACAACACTAGTTTTTTTATGGTATTTGTAAACAATAAACGATTTTTGTCAACCTTAAATGGGTTCACTTGTGAAGCTggatttaaaggatttaaaagtTGCTGATTTGGGAAAGGGTTTAGCGAAGGATCAATAAAATTACTTTTATGTCCGTAGACTGGCTTCCATTTGGCGTTTAAACTTGACAAAAGCATTAATAAACACACATAgtgtaaattaattaaatgattaTATACCGCTCATGAATGCTGAATAAGGAGACCAGAGGCAATCaccttttgaaaaggaaaataggCTTCTGGGAAACAAGGTTGTCTGGAGTAGAACAACAACAAGATGGATGTTTTGGTTTAGTTTAGCTTTGCCTAAGACTTTTCGTCTTCttgcaaacctttttttcttttttactgttgACGTGCTGAgcagccatcttggattttGAAGTCAGAGGGTTTGCATTTTTCCAAGAGATTTAGCTGGTTGCCAAGCAACTGCTCCCAGCCACACAAAAAATGGTCAGGACATAAAATTGCAATTGGTACGGAATTTAACAAACAGGCACAAATCAATGACCTATAGCTCTAgagcagtggtccccaaactaagtcccgcgggccggatacggcccgcctccacatttggcccggcccccttaataataccagaggggcattatgattttttttttcagtcttatttggttatatgtggctttctggaaaaacaataaatgtttacatttaggcacccactgcaatcgtcacactttttctgaccctggccccctccagagaagggaaaagttatctggccctcacaggaacaagtttggggacccctgctctAGACCTACTGGTCCCGACTGGGCCAGTCTAGCTGTTGCTTTACTGTATTCATGCTAAATTGAGCCAAATGGCTTATCATCCAGTTTAttatcttctcatctaactctgGGCAAGAATACAAATAAGCATATTTGTTGAACCATTCTTTTAAGTACATAATAAGTATTTTTGTGTTGATAAATATTAGTCCAAAGTTCCTCAATCTAAAGGCTGGCGGACGAGATCCAGATGTGAGGAATTACCAATTTTATAATATCCAAGCTGAATCCTGTGTCTCACATCACCCAAACAGTCCTTTTCACCTTCTCAACTAGCGGCTAACAATGGTGCCTGTGCACACGGTGGAGGCTGacattcagagagagagaacacagtGAGCGGGGTTGGtgggaattgaaaaaaaaaaaaaagggcatctAAAGGCAGCGCTGCGAGCAGAGCTAAGCCGGCTATAAATATCTCCTCCGGTGTCGCCCTCACTTCGCTTCCCTCCTTCCACAGCGGCgcgtctttcattttttttttctgctctgagTTCCTCGCGCCATCCAGTGAGCCGTTGGCCTCGTGGTAATTCTGACAGGATATTACAGTGACGGCGGAGGGgatgtgaaggaaatgaaggccCGTTTGAAAGAGATTGGGGACAGAGTGATCGACACCGCCGACTGATTACTTTCTGGTTTCCTGGCAACGCGATGACAGGCTTTTCCCTACATGGCCGTCATCATTGTCGATGGTTAATGTAACAGGAAATGCAACAATTTGAGAACTTCGTCTTGACGGCTCTGTGGCATTTGCGTCGTTAGAGCTGCATGTCTTTGTTTCCCGCAGCTCGCTAATGAAGCCGCTGTGAGACCTTCAACTTAAAAAATATTACTGAGAACCGGTCAGGTTCATTTTGGTTTTCACTTTGGTTTTCACTTCTTTCAAATCCTGTTAGCAAGAATATTTGTGCATTTCACAAAGCTTTGAAAACAAGACATGCTGCTTATAGTCAAACTGTCTCTTTGGGAATGTGATCCGAGGGGTGAATCAAGGGTCACAGCACAAAGATGTCTGATCTCAacacttcctcctccagcttaaTTGCAGGTGTTACCTCCTGCTCCGGATGAGATGTTTTGTTGCAgattaaactgtgtgtgtgtgtgtgtgtgtgtgtgtgtgtgtgtgtctctgtaccGTATTTCCCTTGTGCTCTCTGTCTGACTGACACAATCACAGTCGTGCTATTGGCAAACACAGGAGCTCAGGTCTGACTATTTTCCTGCAGAAGCTCTACTTTAGCTGGCTCCTTTGAGAGGAGCTGGAATAATGATGGGCAAATATCTGCTGCCGCAGCACTTAGGCGAGCGCCGTCCTCCCACTGTGAGTGGTACTGTTCTCTGATGTGCTCCATTCTTTCGCCTCTCCTTCCCAGTTATATAAAGAACCAGTTCAGCGCCCTCTCCGGCAACGCTTCACTTCGAGAGCATaacgagagggagggatggggggtaTAGCAGGGGAGCTGCAGTGCACGGGAGGGAGAGGCGTTCATGTCTCGTCACGTTGAGGCCTGCTTACCTGTGAAATGGAAGCTAAGACTGATAGCAGAGCAGTCAATGTTGGAGCTGCAGTGCTTAGTCCCGTCGTCCATGTGCTGTGATCTCAGTCACACCTTCATCACTAGTCGGCATTCTGAATGTCGGAGCGTGTTTATTGTTTTCCCCCTGTCTCTAGATCACGATTGTTCGTATTGTTACATTTTCGTCAAGTctgaaaaatctgatgagcacAATCGCAAACTGTAAAAAGTGTATTACagtttgttttcaacaatgcCGAAAAAGTTGCAAATAAGAATAAGAACTAAGAGGCGAGAACAATAACCAttttaatacactttttttttaatgctggcGGAGCCCATACGCACCGTCAAAGTTTGTTCAAAGGAGTGCATTCCCAATATTGAATTAATAATCCATCCGCATTCAGGAGGAACTCGTTGGAGAGAGTCAACAATGCAGACGGGGGGCCACACAGGCTTCGAGTCCCGTGTTCTCTACGTGCAAACAAAAGGAAGGCATCCTCACGAGGACAGGCTGTTCCTTCTCACCCCAATCAAAGCTCACCTTTTACACCCGTCCCCATAAAGGGGCGAAGGCAGTGACATCAGCTGCTGTGAAGCTAACAAAGTCTGAGTGCCCCCTCACGGAGGCCAGTGAGTCAGAGCCACGTTTGACCATGACCAATCACCTCAAACGCTGTGATTGCTGCAATAAAacgaaaaaataaaataaaacggaaaatgcattttttgaaTGTGGGTAATTGAAGACTTTAGCTCATCCGTAAAATGGATgcatggccttttttttttcttccattttggaGCAGATTTGTCGAGGCCAAATATGGTGAAACACTTGCTGCCGGCTGCAAAGTTGAGATTGTTATAAAGTATGATCTCATACacttggactgtgtgtgtgtgtgtggtttgtaaTGCGTGTGTAATATGCGCAATGAGCAGCCCCGTGTGCCAATGTGAATGTTTGACTTTGATCCTGTCCTTGGTGAGCAAACATATTCAGTCTCTTCTTATCTCTTTGCCCCCTGTGACATTGCCCCCTGTACTTATCGTATTCTCATGATGTTGAGCGTGTTTCTTATCAGTGTTGTGATCACATATATAGGCCTATACACTTTCCAGTAACTCCTGCTGTTATTACGGGAATTAGTTGATGATTGCAGTCAGACTCCTTGTTATTCTTTCGTAGTCTCGACCTtgacacacatttgtttgtgtgaagaGTTTCTGAAATTAGGTTTTAGGGTTACACATGCATTTGAAATAACTGTATTTTCTGACGTATTGCTTTATGTGCCGTTCACTTGATATTAACACAGCTGTCATCATCAAGGCCGTGTGTGTATAGTACTAAGCGTTTTTACTGAGATCCCACTCAGATGGAAAAGTTTATTGAAATGATTTACAGAGCTTGGAGTCAGCGCTCATGTGTCTTCTATCATTTAAATAACTGGACATAACATATCTTACAACCATTTGTACAGTTTAAATAACTATACacaatgtgttgtttgttgtggttttctACTCCCACATCCGGCCAATCAAGTCACTTCATTGCACTTTTCCCTACTTCTGTCTTCTTTTCGACTAAACAAAATGTTCACCTCATTTAACTCATTTCCTTTTCCCTCCCATTATAACTTaatcttcttttatttcctttatcCTGTCCTTTTCGCCACCCGTCTCCATCTGTTTCGCTGACATTGTCTTGATAACCACTTGTCCGGCCCGTGTAACATGACTCCAGACGGGGCGAGGTGCTCACCAGGCTGATAAAGAGCACTACACATCCGCTCCAAAGTTAAAGAGTAACAACGACAGGTGATCACCGCAAAACTGCACTCCAGATTACAGCAACCATTTACCAAAGGGAATttaaattgtagcacttaaatcgTACTTTGTACTTTAACAAGTTGacaattggcttatttgatgaaattgcacttgtttcttGTTCATTGA
Encoded here:
- the dusp7 gene encoding dual specificity protein phosphatase 7 translates to MKINHLRRDPAIVTATTMSSKSAQWLQEELESGAGALLLLDCRAHELYESSHVESAINLAIPGLMLRRLKKGNLPIRSIIPNNEDKEKFVKRCKTDVVVLYDEATPERQESGLGSSVLGLLLQKLRDDGCKAFHLEGGFNKFQSEYPEHCETNLDCSCTSSSPPASVLGLGGLRISSDCSDGESDREPGSATESEGSPLPINQPAFPVQILPYLYLGCAKDSTNLDVLSKYDIKYILNVTPNLPNMFEHEGDFKYKQIPISDHWSQNLSQFFPEAISFIDEARSQKCGILVHCLAGISRSVTVTVAYLMQKLNLSLNDAYDFVKRKKSNISPNFNFMGQLLDFERTLGLSSPCDNHSTSPTHNDQLFFTTPTNHNVFQLDTLESR